A genomic stretch from Kogia breviceps isolate mKogBre1 chromosome 1, mKogBre1 haplotype 1, whole genome shotgun sequence includes:
- the OAZ3 gene encoding LOW QUALITY PROTEIN: ornithine decarboxylase antizyme 3 (The sequence of the model RefSeq protein was modified relative to this genomic sequence to represent the inferred CDS: deleted 1 base in 1 codon), which translates to MLPCYKSITYKVQEDLTLRPRCCLQCSESLVGLHGGRSSEQGDQDQLKELYSTGNLTVLATDPLLHQDPVQLDFHFRLTPQTSAHWHGLLCDHRLFLDIPYRALDQGSRESLTATLEYVEEKTNVDSVLVNFQNNRNDRGALLRAFSYMGFEVVRPDHPALPPWNNVIFMVYPLERDLGHLPSEPP; encoded by the exons ATGCTGCCTTGTTATAAAAG CATCACTTATAAGGTACAGGAGGACTTGACACTCCGACCCCGTTGCTGCCTTCAGTGCTCC GAGTCCCTAGTAGGCCTTCACGGGGGGAGAAGCAGTGAGCAGGGTGATCAAGACCAGCTTAAAGAATTGTATTCG ACTGGGAACCTGACGGTGCTGGCTACTGACCCCCTGCTTCACCAGGACCCGGTGCAGTTAGACTTCCACTTCCGCCTCACCCCCCAGACCTCTGCCCATTGGCACGGCCTTCTTTGTGACCACAGACTCTTCCTAGATATCCCATACCGGGCCTTGGATCAAGGCAGCCGGGAAAG TCTGACTGCAACACTGGAGTATGTGGAGGAGAAGACCAATGTGGATTCTGTGCTTGTAAACTTCCAAAACAACCGGAATGACAGAG GTGCCCTGCTACGGGCCTTCAGCTACATGGGCTTTGAAGTGGTCAGACCAGATCACCCGGCCCTTCCTCCCTGGAACAATGTCATCTTTATGGTGTATCCCCTTGAAAGGGACCTAGGCCACCTGCCCAGTGAACCTCCCTGA